One genomic window of Actinoplanes lobatus includes the following:
- a CDS encoding peptidase associated/transthyretin-like domain-containing protein yields the protein MRNEETGGTPVINRCASLDRTTADRPLPRPAQRVPPDARLIRAEPTGTEPMPLELVRRDVAGDRPGVPLMLRVRVVDAVTGTPVGGAVLDIRHRDATGDGELRGAQVTGAEGYAEFRTVHPGREAGAPVSIHAEVHVGGYLAGGRSVTYAGPLLVPEQIAGQIDGQVAPRAEDPRPETGGVLHVVPRDRFDLKAGLLGTITVAIGE from the coding sequence TTGCGGAACGAGGAGACGGGAGGCACACCTGTCATCAACCGGTGTGCCTCCCTCGACAGGACGACCGCCGACCGGCCCCTTCCCCGGCCGGCGCAGCGCGTCCCCCCGGACGCCCGCCTGATCCGCGCCGAACCCACCGGCACCGAGCCGATGCCGCTCGAACTGGTCCGCCGGGACGTCGCCGGCGACCGGCCCGGGGTGCCGCTCATGCTGCGGGTACGGGTCGTCGACGCGGTCACCGGGACACCGGTCGGCGGCGCGGTCCTGGACATCCGGCACCGCGACGCGACCGGTGACGGCGAGTTGCGCGGCGCGCAGGTGACCGGCGCCGAGGGGTACGCGGAGTTCCGTACCGTCCATCCGGGCCGCGAGGCGGGCGCGCCGGTGAGCATCCACGCCGAGGTCCATGTGGGCGGCTACCTGGCCGGAGGGCGGTCGGTGACGTACGCCGGCCCGCTCCTGGTCCCCGAGCAGATCGCCGGCCAGATCGACGGCCAGGTGGCGCCGCGGGCCGAGGATCCGCGCCCGGAGACCGGCGGGGTGCTGCACGTGGTGCCGCGGGACCGGTTCGATCTCAAGGCCGGACTTCTGGGCACCATCACCGTGGCGATCGGCGAATGA